From the Paludisphaera mucosa genome, one window contains:
- the ettA gene encoding energy-dependent translational throttle protein EttA: protein MPPQYIFSIEKLSKAHGKKEVLKNIWLSFYPGAKIGVIGGNGSGKSTLLRIMAGLDKDFVGTARPAPNISIGYLPQEPTLDPRYDVKGNVELAVKAVRDHLNRFDAINARLGEGPDADEMDALLAEQADVQDAIEAANGWDLDRRLEIAMDAMRLPPGDADVSTLSGGERRRVALCKILLERHDILLLDEPTNHLDAESVAWLERHLQEHSGTVILVTHDRYFLDNVVKWILELDRGQGIPWEGNYSSWLEQKQDRLALEEKQESTRRKQLARELEWVRMSPRARVAKNRARLQRYEQLAAADYEKRDEAVVIQIPPGPHLGSLVVEAEGVAKGFGDRLLFEDMTFRLPPGGIVGVIGPNGAGKTTLFRMIVGQETADKGVLRVGDSVVPSYVDQNRDSLGAENTVFQEITGGLDQVTLGRRKMPARAYVAAFNFKGPDQEKLVGKLSGGERNRVHLAKLLKSGGNLLLLDEPTNDLDVDMLRALEEALLDFGGCAVVISHDRWFLDRVATHILAFEGESKVVWCDGNFETYEAQRHERLGVDADQPHRIKYKSLTR, encoded by the coding sequence ATGCCCCCGCAATATATCTTCAGCATCGAGAAACTGTCGAAGGCCCACGGCAAGAAAGAGGTCCTGAAGAATATCTGGCTGTCCTTCTACCCCGGCGCGAAGATCGGCGTCATCGGCGGCAACGGATCGGGCAAGAGCACGCTCCTGCGGATCATGGCCGGGCTCGACAAGGATTTCGTGGGCACCGCCCGGCCGGCGCCGAACATCTCGATCGGCTACCTGCCGCAGGAGCCGACGCTGGATCCTCGCTACGACGTCAAAGGGAACGTCGAGTTGGCGGTGAAGGCCGTCCGCGACCACCTGAACCGCTTCGACGCCATCAATGCTCGACTCGGCGAAGGCCCCGACGCCGACGAGATGGACGCCCTCCTCGCCGAGCAAGCGGACGTGCAAGACGCCATCGAGGCGGCGAACGGATGGGACCTTGATCGCAGGCTCGAGATCGCGATGGATGCCATGCGTCTGCCGCCGGGCGACGCCGACGTCTCGACCCTTTCGGGCGGCGAGCGCCGGCGGGTGGCGCTCTGCAAGATTCTCCTCGAACGCCACGACATCCTGCTCCTCGACGAGCCCACGAACCATCTCGACGCCGAGAGCGTCGCCTGGCTCGAACGGCATCTGCAGGAACACTCCGGGACGGTCATCCTCGTCACCCACGATCGCTACTTCCTCGACAACGTCGTGAAGTGGATCCTGGAACTCGACCGCGGCCAGGGGATCCCCTGGGAAGGCAACTACTCCTCCTGGCTGGAGCAGAAGCAGGACCGCCTCGCCCTGGAGGAGAAGCAAGAGAGCACGCGACGCAAGCAATTGGCTCGCGAGCTGGAGTGGGTGCGGATGTCGCCCCGGGCCCGAGTCGCCAAGAACCGGGCCCGGCTCCAGCGCTACGAGCAGCTCGCCGCCGCCGACTACGAGAAGCGCGACGAGGCCGTGGTCATCCAGATCCCGCCGGGGCCGCACCTGGGCTCGCTGGTGGTGGAAGCCGAGGGCGTGGCCAAGGGGTTCGGCGACCGTCTCCTCTTCGAGGATATGACGTTCCGGCTCCCCCCCGGCGGGATCGTCGGCGTGATCGGCCCCAACGGCGCGGGCAAGACGACGCTCTTCCGGATGATCGTCGGCCAGGAGACGGCCGACAAGGGCGTGTTGCGCGTGGGCGATTCGGTCGTGCCCTCGTACGTCGACCAGAACCGCGACTCGCTGGGCGCCGAGAATACGGTCTTCCAGGAGATCACCGGCGGCCTCGACCAGGTGACGCTCGGTCGTCGCAAGATGCCGGCCCGCGCCTACGTCGCGGCCTTCAACTTCAAGGGGCCCGACCAGGAAAAGCTCGTCGGCAAGCTGTCCGGCGGCGAGCGGAACCGGGTCCACCTCGCCAAGCTGCTCAAGAGCGGCGGCAACCTGCTCCTCCTCGACGAGCCGACCAACGACCTGGACGTCGACATGCTCCGCGCGCTGGAGGAAGCCCTTCTCGATTTCGGCGGCTGCGCCGTGGTCATCAGCCACGACCGCTGGTTCCTCGACCGGGTCGCGACCCACATCCTCGCCTTCGAGGGCGAGAGCAAGGTCGTCTGGTGCGACGGCAATTTCGAGACCTACGAGGCCCAGCGCCACGAACGTCTCGGCGTCGACGCCGACCAGCCCCACCGCATCAAGTACAAGTCCCTCACACGCTGA